In a single window of the Desulfovibrio sp. X2 genome:
- a CDS encoding MotE family protein translates to MIKLVVIGAMLTGVNLFPLPIPELGAGVAGVKEAQAASPAQAQTPPAAQQAAPAQPAAQPQAAPAQGAKAADKAQTPPDWDVLMKKQEELNRREQSLRIMEQDVNAKLEKLSQIESRIKSMLEEAKAVKDEKFHHLVDVYSNMKAQNAAQALGKLDEKTAVKILAGMRGRQAGEILNYVPPDQAAKLSEALTKMQMPFSN, encoded by the coding sequence GTGATCAAGCTCGTGGTCATCGGGGCCATGCTCACGGGGGTCAACCTCTTTCCCCTGCCCATTCCGGAGCTCGGCGCGGGCGTGGCCGGCGTGAAGGAGGCCCAGGCCGCCTCCCCGGCCCAGGCCCAGACGCCCCCGGCCGCGCAGCAGGCGGCCCCGGCCCAGCCCGCGGCGCAGCCCCAGGCCGCCCCGGCCCAGGGCGCCAAGGCGGCCGACAAGGCCCAGACGCCCCCGGACTGGGACGTGCTCATGAAGAAGCAGGAGGAGCTGAACCGCCGCGAGCAGTCCCTGCGCATCATGGAGCAGGACGTCAACGCCAAGCTCGAGAAGCTTTCCCAGATCGAGAGCCGGATCAAGAGCATGCTGGAGGAGGCCAAGGCGGTGAAGGACGAGAAGTTCCACCACCTCGTGGACGTCTACTCCAACATGAAGGCCCAGAACGCGGCCCAGGCCCTGGGCAAGCTCGACGAGAAGACCGCCGTCAAGATACTGGCGGGCATGCGCGGCCGCCAGGCGGGCGAGATACTGAACTACGTGCCGCCCGACCAGGCCGCCAAGCTCTCCGAGGCCCTGACCAAGATGCAGATGCCCTTCAGCAACTGA
- the truA gene encoding tRNA pseudouridine(38-40) synthase TruA, whose amino-acid sequence MPRLKLTLAYVGTAFMGWQSQPGGHTVQDALEAALSRVCDERIRCKGAGRTDAGVHALGQTAHADVPGSRLHVDWRLALNSQLPRTVNVLDARVVPDSFDAQFCALGKSYTYALWPERSFCLPQRLPFVWKCGPLDVARLREAAALLEGRHDFASFMNRGTPVACTVRRLSRIEVSECPPLLPGLPGEIVLRFTADGFLKQMVRNLTGCLVLAAKGRLSLADVRGILEARDRTCAPETAPPTGLTLERVDYGEDGLGRDRRKDRHAAEHAAEDTTEDADGGEDGARKC is encoded by the coding sequence ATGCCGCGTCTCAAACTGACCCTGGCCTACGTGGGCACCGCATTCATGGGCTGGCAGAGCCAGCCCGGCGGGCATACCGTGCAGGACGCGCTCGAGGCCGCGCTCTCCCGCGTGTGCGACGAGCGGATACGCTGCAAGGGCGCGGGCCGCACCGACGCCGGGGTGCACGCCCTGGGGCAGACCGCCCACGCCGACGTGCCCGGGAGCAGGCTCCACGTGGACTGGCGCCTGGCCCTCAACTCCCAGCTGCCCCGGACCGTGAACGTGCTCGACGCGCGCGTGGTGCCCGACTCCTTCGACGCCCAGTTCTGCGCCCTGGGCAAGAGCTACACCTACGCGCTCTGGCCCGAGCGCTCCTTCTGCCTGCCGCAGCGCCTGCCCTTCGTCTGGAAGTGCGGGCCGCTCGACGTCGCCCGGCTGCGCGAGGCGGCCGCCCTGCTCGAAGGCCGCCACGACTTCGCGAGCTTCATGAACCGGGGCACGCCCGTGGCCTGCACCGTGCGCCGCCTCTCGCGCATCGAGGTCAGCGAGTGCCCGCCGCTCCTGCCCGGGCTTCCCGGCGAGATCGTCCTGCGCTTCACGGCGGACGGCTTCCTCAAGCAGATGGTGCGCAACCTCACCGGCTGCCTCGTGCTCGCGGCCAAGGGCAGGCTCTCCCTCGCGGACGTCCGGGGGATACTCGAGGCGCGCGACCGCACCTGCGCGCCCGAGACGGCCCCGCCCACGGGGCTGACGCTCGAGCGGGTGGACTACGGCGAGGACGGCCTGGGCCGCGACAGGCGCAAGGACAGGCATGCGGCCGAGCATGCCGCCGAAGATACGACCGAAGATGCGGACGGCGGGGAGGACGGGGCGCGGAAATGCTGA
- the fliJ gene encoding flagellar export protein FliJ yields MSKPFRFKLEKVLEFRRQAEDQAKMALAKAKERLDAERRALDSLLREREEKEKAFAAVKSLSAADLWLWRRFRERLKLDMERVQGRIRNFESEVERARAELVTRAKERKLLDKLKEQQAVRHAKEAQALEQKSYDEVSTILFGHQNI; encoded by the coding sequence ATGAGCAAACCCTTCCGCTTCAAGCTCGAAAAGGTGCTGGAATTCAGGCGCCAGGCCGAGGACCAGGCCAAGATGGCCCTGGCCAAGGCCAAGGAACGCCTGGACGCCGAGCGGCGGGCGCTCGACTCCCTGCTGCGCGAGCGCGAGGAGAAGGAGAAGGCCTTTGCGGCCGTGAAGTCCCTCTCCGCCGCGGACCTCTGGCTCTGGCGCCGCTTCCGCGAGCGTCTGAAGCTTGACATGGAGCGCGTGCAGGGCCGAATCAGGAATTTCGAGAGCGAAGTGGAGCGGGCCCGGGCCGAGCTGGTCACCCGGGCCAAGGAACGCAAGCTCCTGGACAAACTCAAGGAACAGCAGGCGGTGCGACATGCCAAGGAAGCCCAGGCCCTCGAGCAGAAAAGCTACGACGAGGTCAGCACGATCCTCTTCGGGCACCAGAATATCTAG